The Adhaeribacter radiodurans genomic interval ACCAAGTTGAAGGCATTAGCAAGTGGGATATTGATCCTGATAGTAATGACAATATCTTGAGTGTATCGGGGGAAAACTTAAATCCCCAAAAAGTTGAAAATGTGATTCAGAAAGCAGGTTTTAAGGTGGAAGTTCTTCGTATATTAGGCATTGCCGGAGAAAGCTTATAATACCTAAATGGGTCTGCTTCCCATATAAAGAAGTAAAATCTTTAATATTTTAATTTACAGTAAGATTGTATTATCCTTTCAAATAGCTGCGTTAGCAAATAGCACCTCTGCCAAACGTTCATCCCGGTCGTAAATATCTTTCCTGAAATTGATATTTCCTTGGCTATCAATGAAAGTGGTAAAATACACCAGGTACACGGGTACCTGTTTTTCTAAAGTTATCGTTTGCTCCCTACCTGCTTGCATGGCTGTTTGAATCCTTTCATTAGTCCATTCCGGGTAATCTCTCAATAAATAAGCAGCAAGCCTGGCTGGTTCGCTTACCCGAATACAGCCATGGCTAAAAGCTCGGGAATTTTCTTTAAACAAAGACTTAGAAGGCGTATCGTGCAGGTAAATGCTATAGCTGTTCGGGAACAAAAACTTTACCTGTCCCAAGGAGTTAGTTGGCCCAGGCTTTTGTCGGATAACAGGTAAACCATTCCGATGTCCTATTTGCTCCATATTATGACGCTTTAAATAAGTAGCGCTTCGACGTATTCCAGGTACTATCTCCCTCCGTACAATACTAGCCGGAACGTACCAGTAAGGACTAAAGACCACGTACTTGATTTCGCCACTGAAAATTACGGTTTTATGAACGGACTTGCCCACCACCACCCGGCAACTCCAGGCTAAGCTGTCGTTTCGGTAGACATGCAATTTAAAATCCGGAATATTTACAACTAGGTAATCATCTTCTTCCTGAACCGGTAACCACCGGCTACGCTCCATGTTTACCATTATATGTCGGAGGCGCTCTTTTAAAGGGGTATTTAATTCCGCCAAGGTATTGCTCCCGATGGCCCCATCCGGGAGGAGCCCGTGTCGCTTCTGAAATTGCTTCACCGCTGCTACTAGATCGGCATCGAACACTTGACTGGCGGTATCACCAGAAAAATCACCTAAGACCTGTAAACGTTGTTTAATCAGGAGGATGTTAACGGCTTTATCTCCTTGCCGATAACCGTTGTTCTTTGCTGTTATGATTTCCCATTCTTGCTTTTTATCAATTTCCTGGTAGCGTCGCAAGAAGGAGCGCAATAATTCATATTGATGATAGACCGGTTCTCTAGTTAAACTTGCTGGTTGACTTAATAAGCTATCGAGAAGTTGCGTGTAGGGTATTTTCTTTCGGGGCACAAACCATTGCATAGCTTGAGATATAGAATCATTTAAACCTCCCCATGCCGTTCTTGCAAAGGCAAAATAGCCGGCTGTGAGCATAAGTTCAGTTTTAGGATTTGGTTTAACAGTAGCTTCCTGCTGAGATTCGGCTAGTAAAGAATCAAATTCTTGTCGGTAAGGCAGTACTTGCCCGATACCTTCCTGTTCTATATTAATTACTCTATTAGCTACGTTGCTGGCCTGTTCTATAAGACCTTGTTGATCAAACCAGGCGTAAGCAAAGTCACGGTCTTGATAAAACTTTTTAACATTCACTTGGTAGGAGTTAAACTCCGGGTAATCTTGGAAGAACCGTGACAGATAAGTGGAGTCAAGGTTTAGCTCCGTTTGCGCACTAAAATTCCCCGAAACAGTTTTTTTGATTTCAGTTAAAGTGCTGTCTTTTGCTGAAAGTTGAGGTAATTTATTATCAACTGATTTGGATTTCTGGTTACAACTAGTGAATAATAATAAGCTAAAGTAAAAAGGTAAATAAATGGTAAAATTACGTACATGGCCCATATTACGTATACGTACCTTTTTATCAGGGTTTATTTCTTCCTAACTACTAAATTGATTACTTTATTTCATTGTCAGGAACAAGTTCTTCTCTCTTTACTAGTATAATCAATTATCGCTTGGCCAAACGCTTTTGTGCAAGTTGTATTCTTTAAGTTTATAGTATCCCCGTTTTTGCTTCTTCTCTATAGCCTCTATTCTCTCATTTAAGAGCGTTAACTGAGCTGATTGTCTTTCAATACTTTTTTGGAGTAAAATTGTTTTCTTATCAGTTCTTGTCTGGATTAGAAAGGTTTTTAAACTAAGCAGCAGCAGGCAAAGCATGATAAAAAAAAGCAAATAGAATACAGGAGCCATTTCAACTATACGAATTTTCTTCCATTCAAGTAGATCATAATAAGAATCGAAATACGATCTATCCTTATAGAATCTTTATCCAAAACAGCTGTTTTCTTTGTTTGTTAAGTTACTCCAGAGATATAAGCTATATAGGCGGATTTTTAGTATTCCTCCTCTCTAAATAAGTAGAATTTTCCGATAACCCATGATATGTTCAATAGAATTGAAACTATAGAGGATAATACAAGCCCGCTTACTGTTTTAACAAATAAGCTAAGGCTGTTTGCCGAATGGCGGTATTTTGCTTGTTCACCGCTAGGGCTAATGCTTTCCGGGTACCTACAAATACCACTAGCTTTTTCGCCCGGGTAATACCGGTATACACCAGATTGCGGAACAACATGCCAAAGTGCTGGGTGACTACCGGAATGATGATGGTTTCAAACTCACTTCCCTGCGATTTGTGAATGGTAATGGCATAAGCTAAATCCAGCTCTAGCAAGTGTTCTTTCTGATACGTTACTTCTTTTACTTCCTGGCCCGCCTTGAAACTCACGGTAAGTTCCATCTCCTCGTTATCTACCTGGATGATTTGGCCAATATCGCCATTAAACACATTCAAATCATAGTTGTTACGCTTCTGAATCACTCGGTCGGCTTCCCGGAAGATCCGGCCACCTACTATTAGTTGGGCTTTTCCCGAACTGGCCGGATTAATCTTTTCCTGCATGACTTTGTTGAGGTTAGCCGTGCCTAAGCTGCCTTTGGTCATGGGAGAAAGAATCTGGATTTCCGTCTCGGGTCCATAGTACTTGGGAATAATGGCTGCCTGCAATTTCTCGATCATTCCCACAGCCGAAAGGCCGTAGTGCAGGGAAGACCAGGGATGCACTCGTTCGAGTACTTCTTTCAACTCCTCACTCGAACTGCGGCTTTGTTGTAACGCTTCCAGATCCACGTGGCTAAACTTGGCCGGAATAGAGAAGTTACTCCCTTGCGTATACAGGTCCGAAGTTGGGTAGGTACCGGGCGGTTCTTCTAACATGTTATGTTCTTTCACCGTA includes:
- a CDS encoding L,D-transpeptidase family protein, which encodes MGHVRNFTIYLPFYFSLLLFTSCNQKSKSVDNKLPQLSAKDSTLTEIKKTVSGNFSAQTELNLDSTYLSRFFQDYPEFNSYQVNVKKFYQDRDFAYAWFDQQGLIEQASNVANRVINIEQEGIGQVLPYRQEFDSLLAESQQEATVKPNPKTELMLTAGYFAFARTAWGGLNDSISQAMQWFVPRKKIPYTQLLDSLLSQPASLTREPVYHQYELLRSFLRRYQEIDKKQEWEIITAKNNGYRQGDKAVNILLIKQRLQVLGDFSGDTASQVFDADLVAAVKQFQKRHGLLPDGAIGSNTLAELNTPLKERLRHIMVNMERSRWLPVQEEDDYLVVNIPDFKLHVYRNDSLAWSCRVVVGKSVHKTVIFSGEIKYVVFSPYWYVPASIVRREIVPGIRRSATYLKRHNMEQIGHRNGLPVIRQKPGPTNSLGQVKFLFPNSYSIYLHDTPSKSLFKENSRAFSHGCIRVSEPARLAAYLLRDYPEWTNERIQTAMQAGREQTITLEKQVPVYLVYFTTFIDSQGNINFRKDIYDRDERLAEVLFANAAI